From the Oryza glaberrima chromosome 5, OglaRS2, whole genome shotgun sequence genome, one window contains:
- the LOC127773201 gene encoding BTB/POZ and MATH domain-containing protein 1-like, with protein MASRSASIVQANVTSGYNLLTIDGYMATTPIPTGVYMTSSAFAIGGHQWRIRYYPNGKNSGCANYISFDLILDENVAAPVYERERGEGPSRFVKRRILERSRRRHLKNDSFTVRCDVVVTEFRPAEVAPGSVDVDGPPSDLHRHLGDLLRGETGADVVFEVGGERFAAHRCVLDARSSVFDLELFGATTTKEVVVGQSTGIVRVDGMEARVFKALLFFAYTDSLPEMMTTTKKKMEEQAAGDGDDRYDIDAFTVGKVIALAEQHDCRVLRKLASISSCVVLDFRRMYCWLHQLLLFF; from the exons ATGGCGTCGCGATCCGCCTCCATCGTCCAAGCCAACGTCACGAGCGGGTACAACCTCCTCACGATCGACGGCTACATGGCCACCACGCCGATACCCACCGGAGTGTACATGACGTCGAGCGCGTTCGCCATCGGAGGCCATCAATGGCGCATCCGTTACTACCCCAACGGCAAGAACTCCGGCTGCGCCAACTACATCTCCTTCGACCTCATCCTCGACGAGAATGTCGCCGCGCCGGT ttacGAGCGGGAGCGCGGCGAGGGGCCGAGCCGGTTCGTCAAGAGGAGAATCTTGGAGAGGTCGAGGAGGAGGCATCTGAAGAACGATTCCTTCACCGTCCGATGCGACGTCGTCGTCACCGAGTTCCGCCCGGCGGAAGTGGCGCCCGGCAGCGTCGATGTCGACGGGCCGCCGTCCGACCTGCACCGTCACctcggcgacctcctccgcgGAGAAACTGGCGCCGACGTGGTGttcgaggtcggcggcgagagGTTCGCCGCGCACCGGTGCGTGCTCGACGCCCGGTCGTCCGTCTTCGACCTAGAGCTCTTCGGCGCAACGACTACGAaggaggtcgtcgtcggccaAAGCACCGGCATCGTCCGCGTCGACGGCATGGAGGCGCGGGTGTTCAAGGCGTTGCTCTTCTTCGCGTACACCGACTCGTTGCCGgagatgatgacgacgacgaagaagaagatggaggaacaagcagccggcgacggcgacgacaggTACGACATTGATGCGTTCACAGTGGGGAAGGTCATCGCGCTCGCGGAGCAGCATGATTGCCGTGTTCTAAGGAAACTTGCCTCGATTTCTTCATGCGTCGTCCTGGATTTTAGAAGGATGTACTGTTGGCTCCATCAGCtgctccttttcttttag